AAGGCAGCCGGCAAAAATGGAGCGCATTTTCCAGGAACAGGACACCcagccccacacacacacacattgggcTCGTTGTgcccgtttgtgtgtttgtatgtgtgtgaaggaTCACTTACCGAATTTTTGGAGGAATTTGAGCACACCGTACCTGAGCAATTCTCGTGTCGCTGGGTCCCTCTGGGGGTTGCGTGATGACGGGGGCTCTGGAAGGACAGGGGTTGATAGCAGGAGGTCCCCGTTCGGCCGCTTACTGATTGCTGTCacccgacacacacagacacagacgcaCCGGTGTGTGTCCTTGTTCTccgaaacgcgcacacacacacagatacgctttttccttccttcctcgcCGGGAGGTGTAACCAAAAAATCACAATTTCGTGCTCGGACCGGCGTGTTGGTTCCACTCCCCaaacggacgacgacgacgacgcaacGCACACCCAACAACggaacgggggggggggggggaggggggaacaCAACACTAAGGAATTAGCGAGCACAGACAGAcccacactacacacacactggaatTTGTGGGGGGAGGTTTGAGGAggatcaacacacacacaggcgcgtgGTGGTGTGCTGGCTGGGCGCCGGCCGCTCTACTGCGGCGTTTGTGTGTCTCTCCCTCTGTGTGTTCGTCCCCCGGGGGGCCGGATGAATCCTCTTCTACGCACCTTTTCGTGGTGCACCGACTGTGTCCGACGACCTGGCCCActcaaacagcaaacaaacaaaaaaaacggatgccccacacactacacacaacacacgacacaagcagcaaaatgcacgcacgcacagacacacacacacaaaaaacgcacgcacgcacgcacgggtAGTAAGCCGGGGCCGCACacgcaaaaaccaaaacacggaCAAAATCGGATGGCCGTCTCTAGACACTCTGCTGTGCtctctgcctgcctgcctgcttaTAGCCTGCTCGCTGGGGGCGTCTCTGCTTCTAGCGCGCGCGTGGTCCGGGCTCTCGAAGCGTCGTCGTCACTCTGCCGTGTGCTGCGAGCGCGCGCTTCCCAGTCCGGGCGGTTTCGGCggtcccgtttcgctcgcctCGCCTCGTCTGCCTGCCTCACTTGTGTGCTCCCCTTTtcgcaggtgtgtgtgtgtacgctgcGCGCGTTCGCTGTACGAGGAACGCTCCTGCCGGCGCTTtccttctctgtgtgtgtgttttttttgttttattgctacTTCACACGAATCCCCCCCATTccatattcttcttcttctatcattcatctctcttctctctccctctctcgcaaCAAttatctctcactctcttgcATCCCGTTTACAAGAGGATTCTATACAGAATGGCGGCACGCATACACAGACGCAATTGGGCAAGGAGcaggagcgcgcgcgcgcgccccggCATCGCAATGAAGACCGTAtccgcgtgtgcgtgtgtgtgtggtgtttttttttctgcgttCCGGTGTGTGCGGATGTCAGATTCCTGCGAACTACCTGCGcttcgtgtgtgcgtgttggtaGGTCGTTGTTTCCTTTTATTtgctcctttttttaattcggGAGCCTTACCGTCTCGTTCCGGGTTTTTGAGCGAGtatacgtttgtgtgtgtgtgtgtgtgtgtgtgtgtgtgtgtgtgtgtgtgtgtgtgtgtgtgtgtgtgtgtgtgtgtgtgtgtgtgtgtgtgtgtgtgtgtgtgtgtgtgtgtgtatggcaaGGGGAGGTGAGGGGGAAGTATTCGTTCCTATCTAGACCCGGAAGTTGTTGAACCAGTGTGAAGTTGCGCTACCACCAGACGGTGTACAGCGGCGCATAAAGTGAGGTTATCGagtattctgttttttttttgtttttttttttttggtgggtaAGGAAGGGTGGACGTAGCTGGAAGGATTCTTTCTTTCGCGTGTTTTCGCGTCTCGCTGTTCCTCCCGGGGGATTCTATGTAATGTGGACCGGTCAAAGTccttagaaaaaaaacatatttttttaaaatatccttgctttcttttctaaaatgtatttgtaaaaaaaaactaaccaaCCCGCCGTGCATGATGCAACGACACAAATTCATCATCGACAAATTTTCACCGCACACCCAATTTGTACTCCCTCCTGCTCAACCCCGTAGTACTCCCTTTTagtgcgagtgtgtttgtgtgcggcgTACGAAATACCGCCACATGCCGCAatccgcacacaaacacacacacacacaggggaaAATTGCAACCGGGCCGGGAAAAAAGAACGCCTCAAGCACCCATACCCCCTCCTGCTGCTATCGCACAGCTGCGCAGACAAACTCCGAAAACGCGGTCGGACAAAACCACCCAACACGGATGCAGCTAACGAGGGGTAAAGCGTTTCGGCCCGGTCGGGATGTTCGACTGACAGCCGAGTCCTTTGCCGGGACACTCCCAACAAAGATTTTGCCGGCATtaatggggggagggggatcaGGGgacaccccccccctcactCAAGCCGGGGCTGATGTTGGGGAGATTGCACTTGAGAAATGCAGGCATAACCGGTCACTTTGTTATCTGCTGGAGAGCGAGCCTACAACATCTTCAATATCCTCAGAAGATCCTGATGATCTACCGAGAATCTTTAGGCTCTAAGGCCTTTAGGCGTTCTCTCTAGGATTGTTAGGCATTCTGAGACAATAACTGCAATACATCTTCGCTCATTTCTCATCGTCACAAGTCCACCAAGTCTCGCAACGACAAAGAACACCAGCTTCCACAGTGACCAATACTACGGCATGCGGTCGTTGCCGGACTGCTCGAGACCGATTCGATGGCGAACGAGTCGTAATTGGTATGGGCGCGGTATGCCAGCGGCACTGTGATCGGGGCGTGCGCGCCAGAGTGCACCAACAGCGCTGGTAATGGCTGAACAGCCCGGGTGGACCAGCCTTTGTGACCAGCGCGTTAATATTCCAATGGTGCGGAATAGGGTGAGCGATAGAGTGTAGCGCATCCGGCATGAGTACTTCACAGCGCTGCAGCAACTTTTGGAGGGCCATGTTAACACCTTGTTTGAAATCAAAAAGACAACAAATTGAATGCTGCGAATTGTCTGCGCTAGTGGTTGGCgctctggagcgcacccacgattccgattccggctATTGAAAgagcgactccgactccggcaaaattgGAATCACTAGTTCCGcacgaagtcgtccggagccggccTGAAGCCGGCCGGAATTATCAGGCGTTGCGCGGAGttggaatcgcccggagttaGCCCGGAGTCGGAGACAGCTGCgggtgttgttttcttctttcgctttgcgcgtgcacttctTTGAAGAGACCTTTCTTTCTAAGAATAGCGGTTTGAGTCGCCCGGAGCCAGCAGGAGTCGGAGTGGGAGATGAAATGCCTGACCATAGAAACATTGCACCGGCCGTCTCCGGCCGACTGTGGACTCCGTGACTCCAGGTGACTCCtactccggacggctctgactccagacgactcaggacgactcctgatgactccggatgactccagacgactccggatgactccggaagattccgactacggacgactcctgatgactccggacaactacggatgacttcgaacgactccaactctGGATGACACCGTAAGCCTCCGGATGACTCTAAatggctccggacgactccagatgactccggacgactctggatgactccggactaATCAGaattcggacgactccggacgattctggaTGGCTCCGAAAGACTTCGGATGATTttgaatgactccggacgactccagatgattcACGACGActgcgactccggacgactccagaaggTTCacgacgactccggatgactccggacggcttcggaagactccgaatgacttcggaagactccgactgcggacgactccagacgactccaaatAACTCCGGCTGACTCTGGATAACTCCGgctgactccggacgactccagaagTTTCTTGGCGACTACGAATGACTcctgacgactccggatgacttcggaagactccgactacggacgactccgactacggacgactccggataaatTCTGACGACTCCTGATAACTTTGGCTGACTCCcgtcgactccgaatgactcgggacgactccggatgactccggatgactccggacgaatccaactccggacaactcctgTCAAATCCGggtgactccagacgattccaaacGGCTCCGGTTAATGCTGGGCGCACCTACTTTCTGGAGTCGGCTCCGAAGTTTCCTGAGTGGGATCGAAGTCGATTCAGGATTTTAACCATCAAAACCCATCACTAGACTCTGCATATCTCCACCCTCCAGTGCATCTCTTCAACTGGAAAGCTGCACCACACAAAGGGAGGCAAGGATGGCTTAGGATGGCAAAAACCAGGGCGCAATCGCCGAACCAGGGGGAACACAACAGTGCAGCCGCGTCGTGTTGTACTACGCTTCGCTATATGTTCAATGAACCCCAGCTTCACAAGTAGTatttgtagtagtagtagtggtggtggtagtagtagtagcggtAGTAcgcaaaatacaaacacacacatacaccttgggagaGCCCCATGGCGAGATGCTCCAAGTCCAGGGCCGAACCCAGAAAAGCGACCGGTACGCCGGTATTCGGTGTGTCTACGTGCTGATTCCCACATACACTTCCCGACCAGACGGACCAGGTCTGTCGTGGGTTTCGTGTGggttgtgtgtctgtgtgtgaatgGTGTGTGAgtaagtgagtgagtgtgcgtgAAAGCGAGCCCTATTGCCCATTTTCCGACATCttctccccacacacacacgcacgcacatttTCTACAATCAACgttcaaataaacaaagaGTATGTGTGTAAAAAGCCCGGCTAGCATCTCCGGCTACCGGGGACGAGCTTTCCACTGGGGcggggttgttgttgtttgttgtgggaAAATGGCCGCTGCTCTGCGTTATGTATGCGCTGCACGCGCTATCCTGGATGCAGGCACCCAACCTCCCCCCACCGCACAGACACATGTACTTCCGGGTTGACGGTAAATACGAGTGCAGTGCCGGGAGACTGTTGGGAATTTCTTGGGGTTTGGAAACCCTGGCAACATCTCCTGGGATGAATGTTCCAGAATGTTCTTGGGAGGAACCGAACTACCGTTTTTGTCATTTCTTCAAACGTCTGGTGAGAGTAATTAGATGCACCGCGTGAGCTTCAAGTCTCTTCAAACTTGCCGTAGCGGCGATCCCGTACACTCCGTACACCACCCGTACACATTGAGTTAAGAAGTTCCTCAAGATGTTTTTGTGgctgtgggtgtatgtgtaaACAGCGCCTAGTTCTTGAAAGGGTGCGGTCGATGGAAAACCTTTTGCGATGGAAGTTGGTGTGGAAGCCGCATCTCACAATCCCTCAACCAGAGTTCCCATCAACGTTCCGTTTCGGATTCAATGCTAGAGAGTAATCGCAATCGCTAAATTTTAGTTACTATTTGTTAATAATctattgaacaaacatacaTAATTGTAACACTTTCCCGGAACGCTCCGGTGCTCTCCCTTTGCTCTCAATTGTTAATGCACACGCTATCTCCTCTCATTTGAAACAAGTTGATTTTGTATATAATGAATCTtcaatatgaaaaaaaaaacactgacaCACTATCGTCTTGAAACCCTAACACTTCCATCCTGTCAGCATCTTTTTCGTACATTCTCAAAAAGGATTAAAAAAACTAGcaaaaaacgattaaaaatGCAACCGCCAATACGTAATCTTGGTCTACAGCAAACAGAAAAGTGTTTCTAAAAtttctaacacacacacacacacgatgaaaATGGAATGGCCAACCAGGATGTCCTGTCCTAACATGTGCAAAACAGCGCTAGCTTTAAATGTTTTAGTATTGTTTTGTTaccacacgtgtgtgtgcgcctgcTGTTGCACAGTTTTAGTCGGGCTAATAGATTTTGCTTAGTTAATATCTAGTTAACATATGccttttacttttactttttgcTCGCTTGTCTACTACTACGCGCTCTACAAATTGGTTAGTTGCAGTATAATTGGTTTGAGCTAGAATATCCTAAACACAAGTTACACAATTCTTCTACaaacttttccatttcccCACCCCGGCAAAAAACGCACTGTTGCACGCATGATTTGTACAACAGTCATTAACATTGTTCCTCAGCTTCTGCATCCCATCCCTCACTACGCTGTATATAGTCTCTGTAACACTTATGGTAAGTAGCCCTTATCGGTATCGTTATGCTCCCGTTgagaacacaaacaaacagacatacacacattcaagAGGAATCGTTAAATTGTGCATACAGCGGATTAGAACGAACATTGTGTACAGTGGGGACAGCAGGACGACGCGACGCGCGTTAGTTTGACGTTACGTATGGTATATATGATAAATAGTTACCGCTGCCGGCACATTTTGGTACGGAAAGATATGTTACAACGGAACCGGTAGGCGGAGAGCGTTCAGGCCGTACAGCAACCCGTGATAATgcaagttgtttttttaaagcaaggCGCAAGCAAGGGCTAGCGCAATCTCTGGGaggcgtgtttgtttgtttgttttttctctctcccactttttttttcgcctacTTCAGGTAACCGACGAGAATGTTTTTCAGCAGAAACAGCACCAACACTCGAAAGATCACCTTCGAGACGTCCGGCCAATATCAGTCCTGTCCCGCCTTGCGGCCGGAGCTGGAGCCCGGCACGACGTCCAGCACGAGGTCGCTGCCGTACGACCAGACGAGCGGCTCGTGGAACTTGTCCTGGTGCACCAGGCTCTTGTAGTGGTGCAGGGCGGGATGGTCGATGTACGCGTCGCACCCGTAGCACCAGACGGACAGGTCGGCGAAGCTGAGGGCGAGCGGATGGTCGGCCGCCTCGGTACCGTGCCGCAGCATGTGCTCGTTCACGTACCGGCCGCAGTACACGCCAAAACAGAGCAAACAGATCCAGTTTTCCACCTCCGCGCTACAGTCACTGCACGGTGTGCGCGTGTCGATTGCTGCGGGGAGGAGCAAGATTAACACATGGAAAATGAAAGGAGACACACACGGTAGCCTTACCTTCTGGGGCCGTTTCCGGTCGCAGCAGCTTCAGATGGGGACAGTCGCGGCGCGGTATTACGGCAAACATTTCCTCGTTCTGCAGTGCCTGTAACGATGGAAGCTTTGTTTAGTATTGATGGTTGAAAACTCCACCCACCAGTTTGCCTGCGAACCTCTAAGTTAGCCTCCAAAAACTCGGTCAGCGTTTGGGACGGTTGTTTGGAGCTGCCCGCCGCCTGCTCACCCCCACTGCTGGCAGCCTTTGcggcggacgacgacgacggggtGGACGATGTGgtttgctgcggctgctgcttgTCGGTGCCGCCCCGCTCGCTCAGCGTCATGTTGTCGAGCGCCTCGATCAGCTCGCTGCCGGTCTCCTCCAGCAGCGGTTCGCTGCTCGGCAGCTTCTTGTTGAAGCAAAGCGACCGCCAGTACAGCCGCTGCACGGACAGCACGTTCCAGAGCGTCTCGCAGCAGGACGCGTGCGTCGCCGGGGGCGTGCGGGCGGTGCCGCTAACCGGTAGCAGCATCGGCAGTGGATCGCCTAGCAGCGCCTTCGTGCACATGGCCATCGCGTGCGAGATCGAGTTGACGTTGTAGCCGCCCTCGAGGCACAGGACGAGCCGGCCGCCCGCCAGCACCGACAGCCACTGCGTGAAGTGGCCGTACGCTTCGGGCGTCACGCGGCACCCGCCGAGCGGGTCGCCGATCGCCGCATCGAACCCAGCCGACACCAGCACCAGCTCCGGCTCGTACTCGTACGCGATCGGCAGTATGACCGAGTGGAACGCGGCCACGTACTCCGGGTCGCCCATGCCCTTCCGGTTCCAGGGGATGTTCACGTTGAAGCCCCGGCCCGGCCCGCTGCCGACGACGGTGTAGTCGGCGTCGGTGCTGCGCGGGAAGAACGCCCCATTGTCGTACCGGTGCACCGAGATGTACAGCACGTGCGGGTCCTGCTCGAAGATGTGCTGCGTGCCGTTGCCGTGGTGCACGTCCCAGTCGACGATCAGGACGCGCCGCAGCCCGTACCGCTTGACCGCATGCCGGGCCGCCACCGCGATGCTGTTGTAGATGCAGAATCCGTGCGGCGTGTCCGCCTCCGCGTGGTGGCCGGGCGGGCGCACCACGCACACGCCCGACCGGGTACGGCCCTCCAGCACGTCCTCCACCACGGTCAGCACCGAGCCGGTCGCCATGCGGGCACTCGCGTCCGTGCTCGGGTGGAAGTAGATCGAGTTGTACTGGTCGGCCGTCTGCTTCATCGTGCTCGACTGGCACACCTCGCCGATCAGGCGCACGTGCTCCGGCCCGTGCACCAGACACAGCTCCTCGGTGGTGGCGAGCCGGCCCGGCAGCCGCTTCATGCGCTGCGCCAGCTGGTAGTCCCCGGTCAGCCGCTGCATGATCTTCGCGATGCGCTCCGGCTGCTCCGGGTGCCACTTTTCCGCACTGTTGCGGTGCTCGAGCATCAGCTCGTCGTACACGTAGCAGACGCGGTCGGGCGGGAAGCTCAGATCGGTGGCGAGGTGCAGCCGGGCCAGCCGGTCCTGGATGCGGGCGCGCTCGTCCGCCGACTGCACCGGGTAGCAGTTGCGCGTCTCGTACCGGCCGGGCTGGGCCGGCGGTTCCGGCGGCACGTAGCATTTGATCACCTTGTGGAAGTTGTCCTGCgggtttgtgttgttgtagtCCTCCAGGCTGCGgacagaaaca
The Anopheles arabiensis isolate DONGOLA chromosome X, AaraD3, whole genome shotgun sequence DNA segment above includes these coding regions:
- the LOC120905964 gene encoding histone deacetylase 6 isoform X1; translated protein: MNPNVVTRSSAKQSKVRTRAQQAATEAEQEERRVKLYGGYRSTGKGSIAEAKKQGKLRMSATSQNGTGAGGDQRRSSDFTEVQLKDIFQNAQSGARTVRGPTGILYDERFALHRCLWDTNYPECPERYLRVMERFTIGQLVDRCQFIAPRPATRAELLTKHTAEQIELLAQTHGSQDEPELERLSSHYDAIFIHPTSYETSVLAVGSTIQLVESVWSGTVQNGMAILRPPGHHAMTAEYNGYCFFNNVAIAAQHALDHLGTQKIMIVDWDVHHGQGTQRMFYSDPRVLYFSIHRYEHGTFWPNLRESDFDYVGTGKGEGYNFNVPLNKTGMTNGDYLAIWQQLLLPVATEFQPELIIVSAGYDAAYGCPEGCMEITPAFYSHLLSPLLLMAQGRVAVVLEGGYCLESLAEGCALTLKTLLGDPAPRLTEALQPPSESMQASILNCIYSHRKYWKCLQLYELYDLEDYNNTNPQDNFHKVIKCYVPPEPPAQPGRYETRNCYPVQSADERARIQDRLARLHLATDLSFPPDRVCYVYDELMLEHRNSAEKWHPEQPERIAKIMQRLTGDYQLAQRMKRLPGRLATTEELCLVHGPEHVRLIGEVCQSSTMKQTADQYNSIYFHPSTDASARMATGSVLTVVEDVLEGRTRSGVCVVRPPGHHAEADTPHGFCIYNSIAVAARHAVKRYGLRRVLIVDWDVHHGNGTQHIFEQDPHVLYISVHRYDNGAFFPRSTDADYTVVGSGPGRGFNVNIPWNRKGMGDPEYVAAFHSVILPIAYEYEPELVLVSAGFDAAIGDPLGGCRVTPEAYGHFTQWLSVLAGGRLVLCLEGGYNVNSISHAMAMCTKALLGDPLPMLLPVSGTARTPPATHASCCETLWNVLSVQRLYWRSLCFNKKLPSSEPLLEETGSELIEALDNMTLSERGGTDKQQPQQTTSSTPSSSSAAKAASSGGEQAAGSSKQPSQTLTEFLEANLEALQNEEMFAVIPRRDCPHLKLLRPETAPEAIDTRTPCSDCSAEVENWICLLCFGVYCGRYVNEHMLRHGTEAADHPLALSFADLSVWCYGCDAYIDHPALHHYKSLVHQDKFHEPLVWSYGSDLVLDVVPGSSSGRKAGQD
- the LOC120905964 gene encoding histone deacetylase 6 isoform X2, with protein sequence MNPNVVTRSSAKQSKVRTRAQQAATEAEQEERRVKLYGGYRSTGKGSIAEAKKQGKLRMSATSQNGTGAGGDQRRSSDFTEVQLKDIFQNAQSGARTVRGPTGILYDERFALHRCLWDTNYPECPERYLRVMERFTIGQLVDRCQFIAPRPATRAELLTKHTAEQIELLAQTHGSQDEPELERLSSHYDAIFIHPTSYETSVLAVGSTIQLVESVWSGTVQNGMAILRPPGHHAMTAEYNGYCFFNNVAIAAQHALDHLGTQKIMIVDWDVHHGQGTQRMFYSDPRVLYFSIHRYEHGTFWPNLRESDFDYVGTGKGEGYNFNVPLNKTGMTNGDYLAIWQQLLLPVATEFAPELIIVSAGYDSALGDEKGCMEITPAFYSHLLSPLLLMAQGRVAVVLEGGYCLESLAEGCALTLKTLLGDPAPRLTEALQPPSESMQASILNCIYSHRKYWKCLQLYELYDLEDYNNTNPQDNFHKVIKCYVPPEPPAQPGRYETRNCYPVQSADERARIQDRLARLHLATDLSFPPDRVCYVYDELMLEHRNSAEKWHPEQPERIAKIMQRLTGDYQLAQRMKRLPGRLATTEELCLVHGPEHVRLIGEVCQSSTMKQTADQYNSIYFHPSTDASARMATGSVLTVVEDVLEGRTRSGVCVVRPPGHHAEADTPHGFCIYNSIAVAARHAVKRYGLRRVLIVDWDVHHGNGTQHIFEQDPHVLYISVHRYDNGAFFPRSTDADYTVVGSGPGRGFNVNIPWNRKGMGDPEYVAAFHSVILPIAYEYEPELVLVSAGFDAAIGDPLGGCRVTPEAYGHFTQWLSVLAGGRLVLCLEGGYNVNSISHAMAMCTKALLGDPLPMLLPVSGTARTPPATHASCCETLWNVLSVQRLYWRSLCFNKKLPSSEPLLEETGSELIEALDNMTLSERGGTDKQQPQQTTSSTPSSSSAAKAASSGGEQAAGSSKQPSQTLTEFLEANLEALQNEEMFAVIPRRDCPHLKLLRPETAPEAIDTRTPCSDCSAEVENWICLLCFGVYCGRYVNEHMLRHGTEAADHPLALSFADLSVWCYGCDAYIDHPALHHYKSLVHQDKFHEPLVWSYGSDLVLDVVPGSSSGRKAGQD
- the LOC120905964 gene encoding histone deacetylase 6 isoform X3: MSATSQNGTGAGGDQRRSSDFTEVQLKDIFQNAQSGARTVRGPTGILYDERFALHRCLWDTNYPECPERYLRVMERFTIGQLVDRCQFIAPRPATRAELLTKHTAEQIELLAQTHGSQDEPELERLSSHYDAIFIHPTSYETSVLAVGSTIQLVESVWSGTVQNGMAILRPPGHHAMTAEYNGYCFFNNVAIAAQHALDHLGTQKIMIVDWDVHHGQGTQRMFYSDPRVLYFSIHRYEHGTFWPNLRESDFDYVGTGKGEGYNFNVPLNKTGMTNGDYLAIWQQLLLPVATEFQPELIIVSAGYDAAYGCPEGCMEITPAFYSHLLSPLLLMAQGRVAVVLEGGYCLESLAEGCALTLKTLLGDPAPRLTEALQPPSESMQASILNCIYSHRKYWKCLQLYELYDLEDYNNTNPQDNFHKVIKCYVPPEPPAQPGRYETRNCYPVQSADERARIQDRLARLHLATDLSFPPDRVCYVYDELMLEHRNSAEKWHPEQPERIAKIMQRLTGDYQLAQRMKRLPGRLATTEELCLVHGPEHVRLIGEVCQSSTMKQTADQYNSIYFHPSTDASARMATGSVLTVVEDVLEGRTRSGVCVVRPPGHHAEADTPHGFCIYNSIAVAARHAVKRYGLRRVLIVDWDVHHGNGTQHIFEQDPHVLYISVHRYDNGAFFPRSTDADYTVVGSGPGRGFNVNIPWNRKGMGDPEYVAAFHSVILPIAYEYEPELVLVSAGFDAAIGDPLGGCRVTPEAYGHFTQWLSVLAGGRLVLCLEGGYNVNSISHAMAMCTKALLGDPLPMLLPVSGTARTPPATHASCCETLWNVLSVQRLYWRSLCFNKKLPSSEPLLEETGSELIEALDNMTLSERGGTDKQQPQQTTSSTPSSSSAAKAASSGGEQAAGSSKQPSQTLTEFLEANLEALQNEEMFAVIPRRDCPHLKLLRPETAPEAIDTRTPCSDCSAEVENWICLLCFGVYCGRYVNEHMLRHGTEAADHPLALSFADLSVWCYGCDAYIDHPALHHYKSLVHQDKFHEPLVWSYGSDLVLDVVPGSSSGRKAGQD